In Flavivirga abyssicola, the following are encoded in one genomic region:
- a CDS encoding polysaccharide deacetylase family protein has translation MSYTKQQLGNEFFIKSHDILFEQGLSDLDISIHDWENTKCFFFNGDKSAIPFDIFAASFYLLSRYEEYLPHVKDEFGRFTAVESLAYKHGFLKQPVVDIWAYKFKDALQAQFPEFKFPEKSYTIKPIIDVPSAYNFRLKGIMRTLGGMAKDLVRFRFKGLYFRIMVILGFMHDPFDTYKYIINRQKHTKFKFLFFFLIGDYSTYDKGINPNKKKFVSLIKHIADYCYVGLKASYFAIEDMSILKKEKSRMEAILNTSLKASRHSFSRLNLPKSYRNLIELEIKEDYTMGYINHIGFRAGSCTPFLFYDLDYEVQTPLKIYSYHLMDYALSKTHSLLDKKKVLNEIINEVKQVNGEFISIFHNYTFSAEREWNGFKDLFNIILESANETDEN, from the coding sequence ATGTCTTATACAAAACAACAACTTGGAAATGAGTTTTTTATTAAAAGTCACGATATATTATTTGAGCAGGGATTGAGTGATTTGGATATAAGCATCCATGACTGGGAAAACACCAAATGTTTCTTTTTTAATGGAGATAAAAGTGCCATCCCTTTCGATATTTTTGCAGCTTCTTTTTATTTATTGTCTCGTTATGAAGAATATTTACCACATGTAAAAGATGAATTTGGTCGATTTACTGCTGTTGAAAGTCTAGCTTACAAACATGGTTTCCTTAAACAGCCAGTGGTGGATATATGGGCATATAAATTTAAAGATGCTTTACAGGCACAATTTCCAGAATTTAAGTTTCCAGAAAAAAGCTATACTATTAAGCCTATTATTGATGTTCCCAGTGCCTATAATTTTAGACTGAAAGGAATTATGCGAACTCTTGGTGGTATGGCGAAAGATCTAGTTAGATTTAGATTTAAGGGTTTGTATTTTAGAATTATGGTTATTCTTGGTTTTATGCATGATCCGTTTGATACTTATAAGTATATAATAAACAGACAAAAACATACTAAGTTTAAGTTTTTGTTCTTTTTTTTAATAGGGGACTATTCCACATATGATAAAGGGATAAACCCTAATAAAAAGAAGTTTGTATCGCTTATAAAACATATTGCAGATTACTGCTATGTTGGTTTAAAAGCTTCTTATTTTGCTATTGAAGACATGTCTATTTTGAAGAAAGAAAAATCACGAATGGAAGCTATTTTGAACACCTCATTAAAAGCTTCAAGACATTCCTTTTCTAGGCTTAATTTACCTAAATCATACCGAAACCTTATAGAATTAGAAATCAAGGAAGATTATACTATGGGATATATCAATCACATAGGTTTTAGAGCCGGATCGTGTACGCCTTTTTTGTTTTACGATTTAGATTATGAAGTACAAACACCTTTAAAAATTTACTCATACCACCTTATGGATTATGCCTTATCAAAAACACATTCTTTGTTGGACAAAAAGAAAGTTTTAAATGAGATTATTAATGAAGTAAAGCAAGTTAATGGTGAGTTTATTTCAATATTTCATAATTATACTTTTAGTGCAGAAAGAGAGTGGAATGGCTTTAAAGATTTATTTAATATTATTTTAGAATCTGCAAATGAAACAGATGAAAATTGA
- a CDS encoding FMN-binding negative transcriptional regulator, producing the protein MKYPPKYHQDNEINHMIEVIKTYPLATLISVKDNQPLITHLPLIYNDAGKLIGHIDKFNPQAELLKDDNDLTIIFTGPQCYISPSIYTTKQLPTWNYIIVHLKATVKAIQNKEALKKSLIDMTAFLEAPEHKFVLEPDNRSMKGYLDYIKMFEITITDWEGKFKLSQDKKPRDIENARVELIQANQKSIEAFLEKVFLNQNDFDK; encoded by the coding sequence TTGAAATATCCTCCAAAGTATCATCAGGACAATGAGATTAATCACATGATAGAAGTGATTAAAACGTATCCTTTAGCGACACTAATTTCTGTAAAAGATAATCAGCCATTAATCACCCACTTGCCTTTAATTTATAACGATGCGGGTAAACTTATTGGGCACATTGATAAATTTAACCCACAGGCAGAATTATTAAAAGATGACAACGATCTTACGATCATATTTACAGGTCCGCAATGTTACATCTCACCAAGTATATACACAACCAAACAATTACCTACCTGGAATTATATCATCGTTCATTTAAAAGCTACGGTTAAGGCTATTCAAAACAAGGAAGCTTTAAAAAAATCATTAATTGACATGACCGCTTTTTTGGAAGCTCCAGAACATAAGTTTGTTTTAGAACCCGATAATCGCAGTATGAAAGGCTACTTGGATTATATTAAAATGTTTGAAATCACTATTACTGATTGGGAAGGGAAGTTCAAGCTATCTCAAGATAAAAAACCACGAGATATTGAAAATGCTAGAGTTGAATTAATTCAGGCTAATCAAAAAAGTATTGAAGCATTTTTAGAAAAGGTGTTTTTAAATCAAAACGATTTCGACAAATAA
- a CDS encoding N-acetylmuramoyl-L-alanine amidase family protein codes for MKILLLLFLYLTIPSITIAQASQIKVIASAGDGVYSILRNNGFEPTKYYKAFIELNKDSLTLDNGLVKGRTYRLPTIQKKDSIVTIETPPIVDKTKPKISDNPLDSKPTVKHINYPLFGKDYAHVPLENNMLNGTIYYLISGHGGPDPGAIETYNGKLISEDEYAYDVTLRLARRLISYGAKVYIIIKDKNDGIRDKKILEVDYDEVNFPNKPISKNQKLRLRQRTKTVNSLYLKHKGAYQRLIVTHVDSRSKGKNIDVFFYHHYNSKSGKRLAKNIHQSFKEKYAKYQPNRTYSGSVKSRGLYLVKKTLPAMVYIELGNIKSKKDQKRILNYHNRKALAKWIFNGLVVDFNESKKLY; via the coding sequence TTGAAAATATTATTATTACTCTTTTTATATTTAACCATACCTAGCATAACTATTGCTCAAGCATCTCAAATAAAAGTAATAGCTAGCGCTGGTGATGGTGTTTATTCTATCCTTAGAAACAATGGTTTTGAGCCAACAAAGTATTATAAAGCTTTTATTGAGTTAAATAAAGATAGCTTAACACTAGACAACGGCCTGGTAAAAGGTAGAACATATAGACTCCCAACTATACAAAAAAAGGACAGCATTGTTACTATTGAAACACCGCCTATAGTAGATAAAACTAAACCAAAAATTAGTGATAACCCTCTCGATAGTAAGCCCACAGTAAAGCATATTAACTATCCCCTATTTGGTAAAGACTATGCTCATGTTCCTTTAGAAAACAATATGTTAAATGGTACCATTTATTATTTAATTTCTGGACATGGTGGTCCCGATCCTGGAGCTATTGAGACATACAATGGTAAACTAATTTCTGAAGATGAATATGCTTATGATGTTACATTACGACTAGCTAGAAGGCTTATTTCTTACGGAGCAAAGGTTTATATAATCATTAAAGATAAAAATGATGGCATTAGAGATAAAAAAATACTTGAAGTAGATTATGACGAAGTTAATTTTCCAAATAAACCTATTTCAAAAAATCAAAAATTACGATTACGACAACGTACCAAAACAGTGAACAGCTTATACTTGAAACATAAAGGTGCCTACCAAAGGCTAATTGTAACTCATGTTGACAGCAGAAGTAAGGGTAAAAATATTGACGTATTTTTTTACCATCATTATAACAGTAAAAGCGGAAAACGATTAGCCAAAAACATTCATCAATCGTTCAAAGAGAAATATGCTAAATACCAGCCTAACAGAACATATTCGGGGTCGGTAAAATCCAGAGGGTTATACTTAGTAAAAAAGACCTTACCTGCCATGGTATATATTGAACTAGGCAATATAAAAAGTAAAAAAGATCAAAAGCGAATTCTTAATTATCACAATAGAAAGGCTTTAGCAAAATGGATTTTTAATGGGCTTGTAGTCGACTTTAACGAAAGCAAAAAACTCTATTAA
- the radC gene encoding RadC family protein, with the protein MQEKLASFSIKNWSQGDQPREKLFYKGREVLSDAELVAILIGSGNKNESAVALCKRILASVDNNLSELGKLSIIELMEFKGIGEAKAISIAAALELGRRRRIEDALERSKITSSRSAFELMQPKIGELKHEEFWIIYLNNSNKVIQKNQLSKGGITGTLVDVRLVLKNALEVGATGLILAHNHPSGTLKPSESDKQITKKLKKAAQSIDIKVLDHLIITEKAYFSFSDETLL; encoded by the coding sequence ATGCAAGAAAAACTAGCATCGTTTTCAATAAAAAACTGGTCGCAAGGCGATCAACCACGCGAAAAATTATTTTATAAAGGAAGAGAAGTATTAAGTGATGCAGAATTAGTGGCTATATTAATAGGTTCTGGTAATAAAAATGAAAGTGCTGTTGCCTTGTGTAAACGAATCTTGGCAAGTGTAGATAATAATTTAAGCGAATTGGGTAAATTATCAATTATAGAACTCATGGAATTTAAGGGTATTGGGGAGGCTAAAGCTATTTCTATTGCTGCAGCTTTAGAGTTAGGAAGGCGGAGGCGGATTGAAGATGCTTTGGAACGAAGTAAAATAACATCCAGTAGATCTGCTTTTGAGCTTATGCAGCCAAAAATAGGCGAGTTAAAACATGAAGAGTTTTGGATTATTTACTTAAACAATTCTAATAAAGTGATTCAAAAAAATCAATTAAGTAAAGGAGGCATTACGGGGACTTTAGTCGATGTACGTTTGGTATTGAAAAATGCTTTAGAAGTTGGTGCTACAGGGTTGATATTAGCCCATAATCATCCTTCGGGAACTTTAAAACCTAGTGAATCTGACAAACAAATCACCAAAAAATTAAAAAAGGCAGCACAAAGTATCGATATTAAAGTTCTAGACCATCTAATTATAACAGAAAAAGCATATTTTAGTTTCTCAGATGAAACGCTATTATAA